The region GCCAATCAGAATGGTTAAACTCAACGCTGCAATAAAAAGAAAAAGGAGAGGAAGCAAGAAGCGTAATTTTCTCATCGGCTGACCGCAGAATCAAAACACGAACTGAATGATATTAGCTCTTGTCGATCTTGCTCACCCAATCATCCAAAATCCGGTAACTCTTGTCCTTACTGGCTAAAAGAAAAAACTAGTTTGAGTTCCCAGGTTGTGTCATGTCGAATTAGCTGGATTTCCCGAAGAAATTCGCGGAAGTAGGCACGGCGTTCTGTTTCTGAAAGATCGAGCCAGAATTGCGGAATGGAAAGGGTTTGAGCAGTTGCCTTTAGATCTACAGGTGGCAATTGGGAGAGTTGATTTTGCAGTTCGGCAATCTCAGTGTGCAATTTATAGGCTCGGAGATCGGCGGTTTCCTGATCCAGCACACCGCTGGTAATCAAGGTTGGAAGTTGCTCAAGCAAGGTTTGTCTGTTTGCGATCGCACCATTGATACCCTGTTTCACCTGAACCATATCGGGCAATTCCACTTCCGAAACCGCACGGGGCAAGTCTTCACAAATGCGGCGAATCACTTCTTGCAGTACCTCGTCGTAAGCGATAGCCGCACACTTCGGTTGTGCTAGACAATTGCGTGGACGCAGATACAGGTATTCTTGCTTGCGGTTGTGTGGGGTGACGCGGGCAACTGTCATTGCAGACCGGCATTCACAACACTTGACTAACCCTGCCAGCGATCGCGGCGCACTTGCAGCCCTGGGTGGCAATCGCCGATTTCGTCGTAGCAGCCGATCTACCTGCGCCGCCTCATCCCGCGAAATGATGGCAGGGTGGGTATCTCGAACCACTTTACCATCCTGATATTCCAGGTCGCCTCGATAAACCGGATTGATCAACCAACGCTGCCCCGTCGAAGGGGCAATCTTTTTGTTATATCGCTTTGCCAGATAACGAACCGCTCCCCGCACTGAACCATACAACAAGAACTGTTCAAAAAAATCTTTGACAACAGGAGCCGTTGTGCGATCAATTTCGTATCCCGCCTTGCCACGACGATACCCGTATGGAGCTTTTCCTGGAGGCGGCAGTGCTTTTACCCGATTTTGGGCGTGCCCCTGCCGAATCCGGCGGCTACGCTGATTTTGCTGAAGCGATTGGAGCCGTTGCAGCAGAGTTGCCTGAGAATTTCCCAAGTTCACCCCTGTCAACTCAGAACTTGTGTCGGAAAGGTCGTCCAATGTGGCGATTGCAACTCCCAACGCCTCCAACTCCACTAGGCGATCGCGCACCTCCTGCACCGAATCTCCCAAATCCTCAAGCTGGCGCACCACAACCAAATCCGCAGGCTCTCTCTCACAGTCTTGCAGCAGTTGCCGCCACTGGGGACGTTTTTCCACAGAAACCGTTGTCTTCGCTGCTTTGCGTTTTCCTTTTGTTACCCCTGCGGCTAAATCCTGGTAGGTTTGAGCAATCTCTACCCCCCACGTTGACGGGTCAGGAGGTTGTTCAAGCAGCAGATCACTGTAAACGTAGGCAAGGATTTTCAAGGAAGGAGGGAATGGAAAGCTAAGGACAATCAGGAGGGCGAGAGAGGTAAGGAGAGTGGAAGAGGATGTACCCGCCCTCCTGCCCGACTCGCTTTTTGCAACTGAGTCAGATCTTGCACTGTCAGGCTGCTGGATTTAAGACTGGTGACCTGAGTTAGGCAGTCTAGCAGATCTGCCCAATGAACTCCTGCCAAACTGGGGAACATTACATGAGCATCTTTAACCCGCTCGACAGAGCCTAGCCCTACTGCCCACATACCTGCCCGGATTGCCGCCTCGATACCAGATGCTGCGTCTTCTATTACAACACAATGCTCAGGGGCAATGCCTAGTTGTCTTGCAGCGTGGAGAAACACATCGGGTGCAGGTTTGGATTGGGTAACACTGTTGCCATCAGCGATCGCATCCATGTAATCCACAATCCCCAATCGATGCAGCACCTCGGGGGCATTTTTGCTCGAAGACCCCAGAGCAATTTTGATGCCTGCATCTCGCAATTCGGTCAGCAAATCAGCCACGCCGGGCAACAGTTGGTCTGGCGTAATTGTGCGAATCAGTTCCAGGTAATACCGATTCTTGCGATCCATCATTTCTTGAAACTGGATGGCTGAAACTGACCGTCCGTTGAGGATTCGTTGGAGTGATTCTCGCCGGGAAACACCGCGCAAAGATTCATTCATTTCTCGGTTGAAGGGAATTCCCACTTCATCTGCCAGTCGTTGCCAACCCTGGTAATGAAACTCAGAGGTATCAGTAATCACACCATCTAAGTCAAAGATCACAGCCTGGATGGGCGGAAGTTGGCTGGTGGAGGTTGGTTCAACCACCACCGGCGATCGCCAATCAAATTCATAAATCTGCCCTTTCCACATCAGGTTAAATGCTAGCCGAGTCCAACCATTGGGTAAAGTTGGTGCTGCGACCGGACCATTCGCTGTAAGGTGCACGCCACCAAACCCAAACACCACTGCCTGCCACACTCCACCCGCTGAAGCCGCATGAATTCCTTCTGCTGCATTGCCTCGCACATCTGCTAGATCTACCAACGCTGATCGCATGAAATGCTCATATGCCAGATTTGGTTCACCCAATTCGCACGCTAGAACTGCATGAACCGCTGGACTGAGAGACGATCCATAGGTGTGATCAGTGCGTGGATTATAATAATCCCAATTGGTTTGCAGAATCTGGCGATTGCGCAGCGCTTCAGCCAGGGCTGATTCAGGCGTCTCAACTGAAATGCGATCCGCAAAGGCTCCTCGCCGCAGCAAATATAGCAACATCAGGACATCTGCCTGCTTTAAAACTTGCCGTCGATTAGCCCCCTCAATTCCCAGAATGGCTTGCATAGAGCGTAAGCGTGGCTCATACGCTGCCAGATTCACATCCTCCAGCGCAAAAAAGTCTTCAAACTGCTCAATTAAGCCAGTGTCAGGGTCTTGCGGAATCCATAGCCGATGTATAACCGTTGCCCAATGCTGCAATCGACTCTCAGATAGATCCAGCGATCGCTGCAAATCCGCAGCCGTTTGAGGATAGTAAATTTCCAACCAATCCCACAGTTTCAGCGCCGTCTCCAGATGCCACTGCACCATTGCATTGGTGAATGCGTTGTTATTCACCCGCTCATGATATTCATCCGGTCCAATCACATCACAAATCTCGTAGTACTCGCGAGCTTCGTTCCATTCCACTCGACTGCCCCAGAACACAGCCGTATCCAAAATTATTTCTGCCCCGTAGCGACACATCCACGCATCATCGCCTGTTGCCTGCCAATACTGCCAGACAGCATAAGCAACATCTGTACTGATGTGCAGTTCAATCTCACCACACCAAATACGAACCAGGGATTTGGGATCATGGGCATCTGGCACCCAGTTAGGCGTGACTTCATCCCCAGTATCCGCACTTTCCCACACATACATCGCCCCTTCGTAGCCAGCTTGCAGTGCTTTGCGGCGGGCACCTGGCAACATGTGATACCGATAGGTGAGCAGATTTCGCGCCAAGTGGGGCTGAGTATAAATTAAGAAAGGCAAAACAAAGATTTCAGTATCCCAGAAAATGTGCCCCCGGTAGGCAAAGCCAGACAGTGCTTTGGCGGGAATGCTAACGCGATCGCTGTGGCGTGGCGCGGCTGACAGCAGTTGAAACAGGTTATATCGCACTGCCAACTGAGCCGTACTGTCTCCCTCAATTACAACATCGCTGATTCGCCAGACCTCTGCCCAGGCAGCTTCGTGTTCGGCTCGTAGATTAAGATAGTCTGGCAAGGCTACTAGAGTTTGAGTGGCAGCCTGTACCGCATTTTCAGTATCACGAGAGGTAAATATAGCAACTATCTTATCAGCCGTGACTGTTTGCCCTGGTTGTAGTGTAAATCGAGCAATCACTGCAGCATGACCATGAAATGCCAATGTGTCGGTATGGCAATTGGTGTCCGAAATTTCTAACTGGGCAGCGATCGCCAGATTAATCTGAGACTGGCGACTCTGCAAATGTAGACAAATTGTATTATCCTGTCCTATTTGCTCCACCTGTTGCCAGTGCATCAACCCTTCATTGTCTGGGAAACCATTTAAGCCCGCATGAATTTCAACCACTCCGGCAAAATTAATCGAACGAATTTGACACCGAACGGCTGCAACATGCTGTTTCGCCAAACTCACAAACCGTTCAAACCCTAGCTCGATAACGTGCCCCGCAGGACTCCGCCATTGCACTAACCGACTCAAGATTCCTCGACGAAGATTTAACCACCGTTTGTAATTCAGAATCTCGCCCTGATCCAGCCGAAATCGCTCCCATTTGATACCAGCGTCTGCCCCCGTCTGGATACCAATTTGGAGAGTCAGTGACGCCCAATCGGGACAATTGGCTAATTCTGTCACAACTACAGGTGCAGCATCATAAACGCCACTGATTAAAGTCGCTGGACAACTCCTGGGATAGCCTTCCTCAAACGTACCGCGAGTTCCCAAGTAGCCGTTACTAAGCGTAAAAACAGTTTCCTTGTGATGCAGTTGAGTTGGATTAAACGTACCTTCTGTGGTTTCAATAACCACCCAGTCAATGTCATTCATGAACACTCAGGGTCAGGGAAAAATATGCTTCATTTGCTATAGTTCCCTACGCAAAATCACACCGATAACCAGAAAGATTTGATGTAAGAAATCTAACAGCTTCTATATGGAACTTTATGATTTGTTTCAAACATCGTTGGCTCAAATCATCAGCTGATTAAAAGCTGATCAAAGTGATTAAAAGCTGATCAAAGAGTCTGTTCCACTCAAACACTCTTTAATCGATTCAGATACACTGAGGAGACGTTTGACTCTTTCGATCACTAAGGATTTCCAATGGTAAAACACATCCTGGCAAGTTGCTCACTAGTTGTTTTGTTAGGGGTGGGCAGTTTGCCAGCCCTCGCCCAACAAAAGCCAGCACCTTCTTCTGCTCCGACGGCTCAACAGTCTGTTGGCGATGAGGATTTGAAAAAGTTTGTGAGTGCAGCAAAGAAATTGGAAGTTATTTCTCAGGAACGAAATACAGCGATCGCGCAAACCGTTCAAAAAGAAGGCTTGAGTTTGGAGCGGTTTAGAGAAATTTATTTATCCAAACAAAACCCTAAGGCAACGCCTAAGAAAGAAGTGTCGCCAGATGAGCAACAAAAGTACGATCGCGCCATCAATCAGCTTGTTCAAATTCAAAAAGACACTCAAACCAAAATGGGTAGTGCCGTTCAATCGGAAGGACTGGATGTTCCCCGGTTCTTGCAAATTCTAGAAGCGGTGCAAAAAACCCCCGACTTGCAAAAAAAAGTAGAACAGCTATTGAAGTCTACAAAATAACACCAGATGACAACCGTAAGAGGCTGAGAGTATGGTGTTGAAAGCATCGTTACGCATTTGGAATTTGTTTCCGTCAGCCATGACTGCTTCTCCACCTACTCCTGTCTCTGAACCCAAATATTTTCTCACTCGTCTAATCGCAACCTGTAATGGTTTCCGCCCAATCTGGGTAAGAGTCTTGCTCTCTTGCCTCAGTTGGGCGATTCCATTAGCGATCGCGCATCCCGGAGAAGCAGCAGAACGAATTTATGTGACGTACAACATTCTGGAACGTTCAATTTCGATCTCATCGTTAGAAGCTTATGCCAAGCAGGGCATTATCGACGAAGACCTGGCAGCTTACGCTCGCTATGCCAATCCAGATGTCTTAAAAGAACTCAGAACTGCTTTGCAGAGCAAAGCAGACTTGAAACTAGTCACTGTTTCCCAGTTTCTCTATTCACCTCAAGGAGAAGCCGCGCTCAAACGTTTGGGGCAGGTGATTCAGCCAGAATCACGGCAACCTGGGTACAAAGCAATTCGGGCAGCCTTAATTCTCTCAGCAGCTGATCCAGAAGGGCTGACATTGTTAAACTTCTTGAAAAAGTTCCCTTCAAAAGGCATCCGCATTGACCTGGAGCGGAGTTTGCGGGTAACACGAGAGGCAGAACAATTAATTAACCAAACTAAACGAGCAACTCAGGTAATTACGGAACTGGCTCAGATGGAAGCAGCAAGCACACCATTAGATCCAGGTCTGGCAGATTTGCGGCAACCTGGTAGCTTCTCTTTTCAGAAACAATCCATCACATTAACCGATCCAAGTCGCCAAACAATTCCCATCCCCCCTGCTCAGCCCGCGTCTGCAGCTGCGATCGTGCAAGGGCGTACTTACCCAGTGGATATTTATTTACCGGAATCTGGCAAGGTGCCACTGCCTACCCCCATTCCAGTTGTGGTGATTTCCCATGGCTTAGGGTCTGATCGCAATTCGTTTGCTTACCTGGCTGAACATCTGGCATCTCATGGGTTTGCTGTCCTAGTTCCTGCACATCCAGGCAGCGATCGCCGCCAGATGGAAGCTCTATTACAGGGCATTGCCAGCGAAGTGGCAGAACCTACCGAATTCGTAAACCGTCCGCTCGATATTACTTACTTACTAAATCATCTGGAACGGCAAGCTGCTACGAATCCTGCCTATCAGCGATTGAACCTGAAGCAAGTAGGCGTGATTGGTCAATCGTTTGGTGGATATACGGCCTTGGCAGTTGCGGGTGCTCCCATCAGCTTTGAACAACTTCAAAAAGACTGCCCTAGTGTTGAGAATACATTTAATCTTTCCCTTCTATTGCAATGCCGCGCCCAGGAACTTGCTCAAACACCCCAAGCACGCACAGATTTCCGAGATCCACGGGTGCAAGCTGTGATTGCTATGAATCCTATAGACAGTGCAGTGATGGGACAAACGAACTTAGGATTAATCACAGTTCCCACCATGATCATTGCAGGCAGTGCTGATACAGTAGCGCCCAGCCTGTTCGAACAGGTGCGTCCATTTACCTGGCTGACTGTGAATGACAAATACCTGGTGCAAATGGATCCTGGCACTCACTTCTCGGTCATTGGTGGCGGTGAGATTCCAGGTGGGGCTGGTGCATTAGAGATTCCATCAGAAGTTTTGGGACCGAACCCTGTGATCGCTCAACGCTATGTGAATGCTCTTGCCCTTGCCTTTTTCCAGACTTACATTGCCAATCGTTCATCTTTCCGCTCCTACCTTAATGCTGCCTACGCCGAATCCATCTCTGACCCTGCTCTAAGCCTACAATTAGTTCGCACCCTCACCCCCGAGCAACTCACTGCAAATCGGCGAACACCTACCCGCGCCTTCTCGCTTTAAGCTCTCGTTTTTTGAACATTTGCGGATGGGCTTTGCTGAAGTTGCATGACATCTGTCATGGCTTTTTCGTTGTTACAGGAAAACTTTTCACCAAGTTTGAAGCATTTAACAACGCCCCCTTATGGAAAGGATCTGCATCTATGAAACGTCTAGTCGTTTGTTGTGATGGTACTTGGAATCGTTTAGGTCGTTATCCAACGAATGTTGTAAAAATCGCTCAAGCGGTTAAACCATTTGCCAGGGATGGGAAGGCACAAGTCGTGTATTATCAGCAAGGCTTAGGCACGAAATGGTACGATCGCGTACCTGGCGGCGCATTCGGTTGGGGAATTGATTACAACATTCAAAACGCTTACCAGTTCCTGTGCTTCAACTACGAACCAGGAGATGAAGTGTATCTTTTTGGATTTAGCCGTGGGGCTTACACTGCTCGCAGCCTTGCCGGAATGATTTATTGCTCCGGGTTGCTGACACGCCAACACATTGATAAAGTACCACACGCCTACGACCTCTATCGCGATCGCGACATCACACCCGATGCCATTCAAGCAAAGAACTTCCGCTCCCAATATGGCATTCGCTACAACGAATCAGACCAAATTCCGATCACCCTTCTGGGCTGCTGGGATACAGTCGGTTCTTTAGGCATTCCTGACTTATTTCCATTCCTACCAGTGGCTGATTTGGTAAATGCCAAATATCGGTTTCACAATACCCGATTGAATCGCATGATTCAAAATGCGATTCATGCTGTTGCGATTGATGAACGCCGGAAAGTCTTCAATGTAACACCCATGCAGCAAAGCGCTAGCAATCCTAATCAAACTCTCCGCCAGGTCTGGTTTCCAGGAGGGCATGGCTGCGTTGGTGGCGGTACTGAGCAACATTGCAAATTATCAGACGCGGCTCTGAAATGGATGATAGATGAAGTTGCTCAACTAGGTCTCAAGCTGGAATTTGATATGACTCGCATTCGAGGTGAACTGGTCTACGACCCATTAATTCCCTTTAATGCGTCTCCTGGTTTCTTCGGATTAGCTGGCTTGCACGATCGCGTCATTCCCCGAAAAGACCCTCACAACACATTGCATGATAGTGTCAAAATCCGTTGGCGCAGCCTTCCCGACTACCGTCCAGTCAGCCTTTTGCCATTTAGAGATCAACTCAATTCACAGTAAGACATCGACGCAGAAATTAGGGAGATTAGGAACTCTTGCATCATTGAACCGTCTTTGTTGATCAGCTTTGTCGTAGTTTATGATTTCTATGAGGAATCCTGCTAAAGTCATACTGATAAACAAAGCTTCACAAAGCGAAGCCTTTTGTGATCAATTGTTGCCAAGTGGTAAATAGCCTATGTTTTCGAGATCCTCCGTGCGAAAAGCTCTTACTGGACTGGCGATCGCCAGCTGCTTCATGGGTGCAATCCCCGTAGTTAGCTACGCTCAAAGTGGTTTGCCTGGTCTCACGATCTTCGGCGGTGTTAGAGGTGATGATAATCTTAACTATCGGTTGGACTTCGGTGGCAGAGCAAATGGTTGGGATCGCTATCGCCTGAGAATACCCGCTAAGAAAATGAAACTGGCTGTCGCACAGTTCGCTATCTCCTATCCCGACTATTTCAAAGGCACCTTTGATCCCAAAAGCATTGACCTGCAAGTTCAGGGAAAATCTGTTCGCATTCGAGAAGCGAACTGGAACCAGGAAAACAACTTAATCGAAATTTTCCCAGAAGAGCCTGTTCCTGCGAATAGCAAAGTGGAAATCTGGCTAGAAAATGTCAAAAATCCCAGTACAGGTGGCATGTTTTACTTCAATCTGCAAGTACAGTCACCTGGCGATCTCCCCTTGTATCGTTATCTTGGTACCTGGGTGATTCAGATATCCTAATCCCGAACATCTATCAACCTTTTGCTGGTACACCATGAGACGCTGCAAAAGCGTCTTTTTAATTGAGTTCACATCTGCCTGTTACATGGCGGGATGCTATTATTAGAGACTGTGGCTTTTTGAATTGGAAAGTTTGGGAGAATCACGATGACACAGCGCACATTGGGTGGAACCAACCGCAAGCGTAAGCGAACCTCTGGCTTTCGTGCTCGGATGCGGACAAAAAATGGTCGGCGTGTTCTGAAAGCTCGCAGAAGAAAAGGGCGGGCACGTTTGGCGGTTACTTGATTCCCCAGGTTCTCAGATCGCTTTGTATGGGTTGTTGCATATGTCCCATTTCTCCAGTCGTTTTCCACTCATTTTAGTTTCTTGGCTGCTGTGTTTATGCAGGAGACTGGGTTGATGTGGGACTTCCCAGAGCTAATCGCCTGAAGCATCGAGAGGACTTCAACCGGATCTATCAGAAAGGACGTCGCTTCAAAACGGATCATCTAACTCTCAGAGTGGTATCGCGTGTAGGGGTTAATAGCTCTACTTTTTCCTCCAAGGCTAAACCAGAAACCAGCTCACCAACTCGAATCGGTATCTCGATCAGTGTGAAGGTAGATAAGCGATCAGTGGTTCGTAACCGCATTCGGCGACAAATTCAGGCAATTTTTCGTCAGTTTCTCCCCTACCTTCGCCCCAATCTGGATTTGCTGATCATTCCACATCCCCAAGCGGTTCAGTGCGATTACTTTCAATTTCTGCAAGAATTAGAGCAGTTGCTAGTAGAAGCTGAGGTGCTAAATGGCAATCCAGGAGGATGTATTTTATGAGGGGGGTCCTCACATTGGGGATCTGATTGTGAATATTTTGTTGGGGTTTACGGTGATTTGTATTCCGTTGACGATTGGAGCAATCGTACGAGCGCTTTGGCTACGGTATCGCATCACTAATCGGAGAATTTCGGTGACTGGCGGCTGGATGGGGCGAGATCGCTCGGATATTGTGTATTCAGAAATTAAAAAAGTTGTAACGGTTCCTCGTGGTCTGGGTGCTTGGGGCGATATGGTAATTACGCTAAAGGATGGTAGCCGTCTAGAACTGCGAGCAATCCCTAAGTTCCGTGAGATTTACGATTACATCACCCAGCGCATCTCTCCAACAGCAAAAGCGGCAAGCGGTAGTCTTGGTAGTCGGGGCTAACGGCTGGTAGAGTGTTACCCGTACTTGTCGATGGGTGAACTAGAACAGGTATGCTGTGATAGCAAGTAGACAAGACAAATTCTGCAAACTCAGTAGGGATCGAGAAAACGCGAATGGACTTTGGAGTAGGGTTTCTTTCCAACAACATCATGTTGCCAATCCTGGACTTTTTTTACGGGATTGTGCCAAGTTACGGTTTAGCGATCGTTGCATTGACATTGGTCATTCGCTTTGCGCTCTACCCACTGAGTGCAGGCTCTATCCGCAATATGCGCCGCATGAAAGTGGTTCAACCCGTCATGCAGAAGCGGCAACAGGAGATTCGGGAACGTTACAAGAATGACCCTGCCAAGCAGCAAGAAGAAATGGCAAAAGTCATGCAGGAACTGGGAAACCCTCTCGCAGGCTGCTTCCCTTTATTACTGCAAATGCCAGTGTTGTTTGCCCTGTTTGCAACGTTGAGAGGTTCGCCATTTTCTGACGTTCCTTACAACATCAATTTCCAGATTTTGCCGAAAGAGCAGATCGAGCAAATTCAACCCCAGGCTTACACGACAAAACCGCAAAACATTTTCATCGCAGACAATGTTCATGCACCGATTTCTGCGATCGCCCCTGGTGGTACTAAATTAGCAGTAGGCGAAACCACCAAGATTGAGTTTCAAACTGCTGAAGGTAAACCCATTGGTGAATTGCTGCAAGAACATCCTGATTTCGCCTCTAAGCTCACACCTCGATTTGAAGTCGTCAGTGGTGCAGAGCGAGTCAAAATCAATGAAAACGGCACAATCGAAGCGTTGCAGCCAGGGGATGTGACGATCAAGACAATTATTCCAGGTCTAGCAGCCGATAAAGGCTTTCTCTTTATTGACAAGTTGGGACACGTGGGCGCGATTGATCCAGATGGCACAATCCACTGGGACATCGTCGCTATGATTGTTTCTTTTGGTGTCAGCATTTACATTAACCAACTCCTGTCTGGGCAGGGCGGCAGCTCTGCAGCTTCAGCAAATCCGAGCCAGGAGACGGTGAACAAAATTACGCCGATTCTGTTTTCTGGGATGTTTTTATTCTTCCCGCTGCCAGCTGGTGTGTTGATGTATATGGTGATTGCTAACATCTTTCAAACTGTCCAAACCTTCTTGTTATCACGAGAACCATTGCCAGAAGAAATCCTGAAACTGGTTGAAGCGGAGGAGAAAACCGCAGAAAAGGCTGCTGCGAAGAAGGAAGGAAAAGATAGCTTACCGTTTGAGCCAGGTCGGAAGAAGAAAGCCCAGAGTTAATCATGGATATTGAACGAGAACAACGTGGGCAGCAATGGTTACAAGAACTGTTGAATCTGTCGGGCATTGCTGCAAAGGTAAGTGCTGAGAGTAATCCTGCTTTTTGGGAAGATAGCTGCTGGCTGGTAATTGATGAGTCTAGCTTGACGGATGAGCAAGTGGCTCAATTGATCGGTGCCGATGGTCGTGTGCTTGATGCAATTCAGTATCTTGCAAATACGACGCTGAATTTGGGAGTTCCACCAGAACAGCAAGGCGCATTTACAGTTGATCTGGCGGGTTATCGGGAACAGCGATATCGTGAGCTGAAGGCGATCGCAGAGCAAGCGGCTGAAACAGCACGGGAAACGGGGCAAGAAGTTGAACTGAAATCTCTGTCTGCGGCAGAGCGTCGTCAGGTACATACAATTCTCAAGGAGCAAACCGATTTAAAAACCTATAGCCGTGGTCAGGAGCCAGACCGCCGGTTGGTGGTTCGTGTATTGGAAGATTAAATTGCCAAACAGGCTTGGGAGATTATGGAACCGATTCATATTCCTGAATTAATGAGGGCACCTGAGCAAACGGAAACCATTGGGTTTAATGAGGGGATTGCTGACTTGGAAACATTAACCCCAGTGCAGGGTGTGCTTCGGGTAAGTCATCGCGGCAACTTTTTGGAAGTTAGTGCTCGGGCTGAGACAATTATTACGCTTGCGTGTGATCGCTGCTTGCAGCAATATAACTATCGGCTATCAATTCAGCCATCAGAGCTAATCTGGCTGGATGAGTCAGTAAATGATGAGGTGAATCCTATTTTGCTAGACCAGGATCTGGAAGTGGGGGATTTGGTAGAAACGCTATCACCACAAGGTTACTTTGATCCTGAGACTTGGCTTTACGAACAACTTTGCTTAGAAATTCCTCAACGCAAACTCTGTGATGCTCAATGTCAGGGCATTGAAGTCCCCCAAGCTGATTTTTCTCAACCTATCGTAGATCGGCGCTGGGCGAGGTTAGAAGCATTTCGCAACCAACTGTTAGATAAAAATTTATCAGATAAGAATTAAAAACTCAGATAAGAATTAAAAACATTGCAACCAATCAAATCTGCATTCTGAGGGTCAATTCCAACGAAAATAAGAAGTAGCTTAAAAAGCTAACCTTTTAATCTCCAACTTCAGATCTCCGCCATGAGCTTCAGCGAAGAATTTGAGCTATTGCTGCGGGCACGCTATCCGCTCATTTATATTCCTACCCAGGAAGAAGAACGAGTTGAAGCTGCGATCGCCCACTCTGCCAAACAACAGGGAAATCGCTCAGTTTACATCTGGGATTTTGTTGATGGCTATCAGGGGAATCCGAATGATGCAGGGTTTGGGAAACGAAACCCTCTGCAAGCTCTAGAACTGATTGAAAAAATTCCTGCCACAGTGGCAGCGGTATTCGTACTGAGAGACTTTCACCGCTTTTTAGAGGATGTCTCAGTGGCTCGTAAAATCAAAAACCTCCAGCGATTGCTGAAATCTCAGCCGAAGAATATTGTGATTTTGTCGTCTCAGATTACAATTCCCGACGATTTGAGCGACGTATTGACCGTTGTAGAATTTCCCTTACCCTCACCTGCGGAAATTCGAATAGAGATTGAGCGGTTGCAGGGTGCAACGGGGCAAACTCTAGAAACTCGCATCCTGGATGAGTTAGTGCGTTCCTGCCAGGGACTTTCCCTGGAACGGATTCGGCGGGTGCTGTCGCGGGCGATCGCAATGCATGGAGAACTGCGACCAGAGGATGTAGACCTGATTCTGGAAGAAAAGCGCCAGACAATTCGCCAAACCCAAATCCTCGACTTTTACCCCACAACCGCCAATATTACGGACATCGGTGGCTTGGATAATCTGAAAGAATGGTTGCTGCGTCGAGGCAGTTCCTTCTCCGAACGGGCACGGCAATATGGCTTGCCCTATCCTCGTGGACTGTTATTGGTGGGAATTCAAGGGACAGGGAAATCGCTGACAGCAAAAGCGATCGCTCACCATTGGCACCTTCCCCTACTGCGATTAGATGTCGGTCGCCTATTTGCCGGACTCGTTGGTGAATCAGAGTCCCGCACTCGTCAAATGATCCAGTTGTCTGAAGCACTAGCTCCCTGCGTATTATGGATTGACGAAATTGACAAAGCTTTTGCTGGAATTGATAGCCGAGGGGATGCTGGAACCACCAGCCGTGTATTTGGCACCTTCATCACCTGGATGGCAGAGAAAACCAGCCCGGTGTTTGTCGTCGCCACTGCTAACAATATCCAATCCCTGCCGCCA is a window of Leptolyngbyaceae cyanobacterium JSC-12 DNA encoding:
- a CDS encoding AAA+ family ATPase (IMG reference gene:2510095748~PFAM: ATPase family associated with various cellular activities (AAA)), with amino-acid sequence MSFSEEFELLLRARYPLIYIPTQEEERVEAAIAHSAKQQGNRSVYIWDFVDGYQGNPNDAGFGKRNPLQALELIEKIPATVAAVFVLRDFHRFLEDVSVARKIKNLQRLLKSQPKNIVILSSQITIPDDLSDVLTVVEFPLPSPAEIRIEIERLQGATGQTLETRILDELVRSCQGLSLERIRRVLSRAIAMHGELRPEDVDLILEEKRQTIRQTQILDFYPTTANITDIGGLDNLKEWLLRRGSSFSERARQYGLPYPRGLLLVGIQGTGKSLTAKAIAHHWHLPLLRLDVGRLFAGLVGESESRTRQMIQLSEALAPCVLWIDEIDKAFAGIDSRGDAGTTSRVFGTFITWMAEKTSPVFVVATANNIQSLPPEMLRKGRFDEIFFVGLPTQEERKAIFAVHLERLRPHTLKNYDLERLAYETPDFSGAEIEQMLVEAMHTGFSQNRDFTTDDILEAASQIIPLARTAQGQIEFLQEWAASGKARLASKYTPLSSRIQRQIQHPES
- a CDS encoding putative RNA-binding protein (IMG reference gene:2510095746~PFAM: R3H domain); protein product: MDIEREQRGQQWLQELLNLSGIAAKVSAESNPAFWEDSCWLVIDESSLTDEQVAQLIGADGRVLDAIQYLANTTLNLGVPPEQQGAFTVDLAGYREQRYRELKAIAEQAAETARETGQEVELKSLSAAERRQVHTILKEQTDLKTYSRGQEPDRRLVVRVLED
- a CDS encoding membrane protein insertase, YidC/Oxa1 family, C-terminal domain (IMG reference gene:2510095745~PFAM: 60Kd inner membrane protein~TIGRFAM: membrane protein insertase, YidC/Oxa1 family, C-terminal domain); translation: MDFGVGFLSNNIMLPILDFFYGIVPSYGLAIVALTLVIRFALYPLSAGSIRNMRRMKVVQPVMQKRQQEIRERYKNDPAKQQEEMAKVMQELGNPLAGCFPLLLQMPVLFALFATLRGSPFSDVPYNINFQILPKEQIEQIQPQAYTTKPQNIFIADNVHAPISAIAPGGTKLAVGETTKIEFQTAEGKPIGELLQEHPDFASKLTPRFEVVSGAERVKINENGTIEALQPGDVTIKTIIPGLAADKGFLFIDKLGHVGAIDPDGTIHWDIVAMIVSFGVSIYINQLLSGQGGSSAASANPSQETVNKITPILFSGMFLFFPLPAGVLMYMVIANIFQTVQTFLLSREPLPEEILKLVEAEEKTAEKAAAKKEGKDSLPFEPGRKKKAQS
- a CDS encoding putative metal-binding protein (possibly nucleic-acid binding; IMG reference gene:2510095747~PFAM: Uncharacterized ACR, COG1399); this encodes MEPIHIPELMRAPEQTETIGFNEGIADLETLTPVQGVLRVSHRGNFLEVSARAETIITLACDRCLQQYNYRLSIQPSELIWLDESVNDEVNPILLDQDLEVGDLVETLSPQGYFDPETWLYEQLCLEIPQRKLCDAQCQGIEVPQADFSQPIVDRRWARLEAFRNQLLDKNLSDKN